One region of candidate division KSB1 bacterium genomic DNA includes:
- a CDS encoding four helix bundle protein: MKLNHKKLKVWQLSLDFVSLIYQTTSLFPKVEIYGITNQLRRAAVSLPSNIAEGASRNSLQERNRFYEIARSSLVEIDTQIELSKRLAYCKKEDLLALEEQMNHLFAMLSNMIKRSN; the protein is encoded by the coding sequence TTGAAATTAAACCATAAAAAGTTAAAGGTTTGGCAATTAAGCTTGGATTTTGTAAGTTTGATTTACCAAACGACAAGCCTTTTTCCAAAAGTAGAGATTTATGGAATAACTAACCAATTACGGAGAGCTGCTGTTTCGCTTCCATCGAATATTGCAGAAGGTGCATCTAGAAATTCACTACAAGAAAGGAATCGCTTTTACGAAATCGCTAGATCATCACTAGTGGAGATTGATACTCAAATAGAATTATCCAAGAGACTTGCATATTGTAAAAAAGAGGATTTGTTAGCATTGGAAGAGCAAATGAATCATTTATTTGCAATGTTGTCTAATATGATAAAGAGGTCGAATTGA